One genomic region from Mycobacterium basiliense encodes:
- a CDS encoding SDR family oxidoreductase, translating into MTRQKILITGASSGLGAGMARAFAAKDRDLALCARRTDRLEELKSELSQKYPSIKIAIAELDVNDHDQVPKVFAELSDELGGVDRVIVNAGIGKGARLGSGKLWANKATIETNLIAALVQIETALEMFHNSGSGHLVLISSVLGNKGVPGVKAAYAASKAGLSSLGESLRAEYANGPIKISVIEPGYIESEMTAKSASTMLMVDNETGVKALVAAIEREPGRAAVPWWPWAALVQLMRVLPPPLTKRFA; encoded by the coding sequence GTGACCCGCCAGAAAATCCTTATCACCGGCGCCAGCTCCGGTCTCGGTGCTGGCATGGCCCGCGCCTTCGCTGCTAAGGACCGTGACCTAGCGCTGTGCGCGCGTCGTACCGATCGCCTCGAAGAATTGAAAAGCGAACTGTCGCAGAAGTACCCATCGATCAAGATCGCGATAGCCGAACTCGACGTCAACGACCACGACCAGGTGCCCAAAGTGTTTGCCGAGTTGAGCGATGAGCTTGGTGGCGTCGACCGCGTCATTGTCAACGCCGGCATCGGAAAGGGCGCCCGGCTGGGCTCGGGCAAGTTGTGGGCGAACAAGGCAACCATCGAGACCAACCTGATCGCCGCGCTGGTACAGATCGAGACGGCGCTGGAGATGTTCCACAACAGCGGTTCGGGGCATCTGGTGCTCATTTCGTCGGTGCTCGGCAACAAGGGTGTGCCCGGTGTCAAAGCGGCATATGCGGCAAGCAAAGCCGGATTGAGTTCGCTGGGCGAGTCGCTGCGCGCCGAGTACGCCAACGGGCCGATCAAGATCTCGGTGATCGAGCCGGGCTACATCGAGTCGGAGATGACTGCCAAGTCCGCGAGCACAATGTTGATGGTGGACAACGAAACTGGCGTCAAGGCGCTCGTCGCGGCCATCGAACGCGAACCAGGCCGGGCCGCGGTGCCATGGTGGCCCTGGGCGGCCCTGGTGCAGCTAATGCGGGTGCTGCCGCCTCCGCTGACCAAGCGATTCGCCTAA
- a CDS encoding AurF N-oxygenase family protein, with the protein MTTAVKPSGPSREEFSERLLKGSVKKSYEPIVDIDWDAPLDPDKFYLPPKLVSLYGSPMWDEMTREQQIELSRQELVNTLSAGIWFENMLNQSLLRTILHEDPTSRSTHYKLTELGDETRHMVMFGKAIERIGAKPVRPRRFHRMIINSLPLAFQRGSMLWVAALIGEEIFDSLQRQMMDDPELQPIIQRLMRIHVTEEARHIQFARDGARKRVAEMPRLNRWFMANINGLGGYFFNYLFSNPIPYARAGLDPKRARKIARSSAHRRDMQIAGFAPLAAFLTEVGLLGPIARRGWQRSRFL; encoded by the coding sequence ATGACCACTGCGGTAAAGCCAAGTGGCCCGAGTCGTGAAGAATTCTCCGAGCGTCTGCTCAAAGGCTCGGTAAAGAAGTCCTACGAACCCATCGTCGACATCGACTGGGATGCCCCGCTGGACCCGGACAAGTTCTACCTGCCACCCAAGCTGGTGTCGCTGTATGGCAGCCCGATGTGGGACGAAATGACCCGCGAGCAACAAATCGAGCTGTCTCGCCAAGAGCTGGTCAATACACTGTCGGCTGGGATCTGGTTCGAGAACATGCTCAATCAGTCGTTGTTGCGCACCATCCTGCACGAAGATCCAACGAGCCGATCGACGCATTACAAGCTCACCGAACTGGGCGACGAGACCCGCCACATGGTGATGTTCGGCAAAGCCATCGAACGCATCGGAGCCAAACCGGTGCGCCCGCGCCGCTTTCACCGGATGATCATCAATTCTCTTCCGCTGGCATTCCAACGAGGTTCAATGTTGTGGGTGGCCGCGCTGATCGGCGAGGAAATCTTCGACTCACTACAACGCCAAATGATGGATGACCCGGAATTGCAGCCAATTATCCAGCGGCTCATGCGCATTCACGTTACCGAAGAGGCACGACACATTCAGTTTGCTCGGGACGGCGCGCGCAAACGGGTGGCCGAAATGCCGCGGCTCAATCGATGGTTCATGGCCAACATCAATGGCCTTGGTGGCTACTTCTTCAACTATTTGTTCAGCAATCCGATCCCGTACGCGCGGGCGGGCCTGGACCCCAAGCGGGCACGAAAGATTGCCCGTTCCAGTGCCCATCGCCGCGACATGCAGATTGCCGGCTTCGCTCCACTCGCAGCGTTTTTGACCGAGGTGGGCCTGCTCGGCCCGATCGCGCGCCGCGGCTGGCAGCGCAGCAGGTTCCTGTGA
- a CDS encoding LLM class flavin-dependent oxidoreductase has product MRFSYAEAMTDPTYYVPLAQAAEAAGYHSMTIADSLAYPYKSDSTYPYTADGSREFLEDKEIVETFVLAAALGAVTTTLRFNFFVLKLPVRPPALVAKQAGSLAALIGNRLGLGVGTSPWPEDYELMGIPFAKRGKRIDECIAIVKGLTTGEYFEFHGEFYDIPKTKMSPAPTEPIPILVGGHANAALRRAARLDGWMHGGGTDPAELDRLITTLKRFRQEEGRTGPFEIHVISMDAYTVDGIKRLEDKGVTDAIVGFRVPYIKGPDTEPLATKIAHLEKFAEKIISKV; this is encoded by the coding sequence GTGCGGTTCAGCTACGCGGAGGCGATGACCGACCCGACGTATTACGTCCCGCTGGCCCAGGCGGCCGAGGCGGCGGGGTATCACAGCATGACGATCGCCGATAGCCTTGCCTATCCCTACAAGTCCGACTCGACGTATCCCTACACCGCCGACGGGAGCCGCGAGTTTCTGGAGGACAAGGAGATAGTCGAGACCTTTGTCCTGGCTGCGGCACTCGGTGCGGTGACAACGACACTGCGATTCAACTTCTTCGTGCTTAAGCTGCCGGTGCGGCCGCCGGCCCTGGTGGCCAAGCAGGCGGGTTCGCTGGCGGCGCTGATCGGCAACCGGCTAGGGCTGGGCGTGGGCACCAGCCCGTGGCCGGAGGACTACGAGCTCATGGGTATACCATTCGCCAAGCGTGGCAAGCGGATTGACGAATGCATCGCAATCGTCAAAGGGCTGACGACGGGTGAGTACTTCGAATTTCACGGCGAGTTCTACGACATTCCCAAGACCAAGATGAGCCCCGCCCCAACCGAACCCATACCGATCCTGGTGGGTGGTCACGCCAATGCCGCGCTGCGTCGCGCGGCACGCTTGGACGGCTGGATGCATGGCGGTGGCACCGATCCAGCAGAACTCGACCGACTCATCACCACGCTCAAGCGGTTTCGCCAGGAAGAAGGACGAACCGGCCCCTTTGAGATCCATGTGATCTCGATGGACGCCTACACGGTTGACGGCATCAAGCGCCTTGAGGACAAGGGCGTCACCGACGCCATCGTCGGGTTCAGGGTGCCCTACATCAAGGGACCCGACACCGAGCCGCTAGCGACCAAGATCGCCCACTTGGAGAAGTTCGCCGAGAAGATCATCTCGAAAGTCTAA
- a CDS encoding zinc finger domain-containing protein, protein MVQDPQQVPGIAALGPDALELGPEELAGVLAGNTGRIKTAITDQKVIAGVGNAYSDEILHVAKISPFATAGKLSDEQLATLHDAMVSVLTDAVGRSVGQGAAMLKGEKRSGLRVHARTGLPCPVCGDTVREVSFADKSFQYCPGCQTGGKVLADRRMSRLLK, encoded by the coding sequence CTGGTCCAGGATCCGCAGCAGGTCCCAGGCATCGCTGCGCTCGGACCGGATGCGCTGGAACTCGGCCCCGAGGAGCTCGCCGGTGTCTTGGCCGGAAACACCGGTCGGATCAAGACCGCAATCACTGACCAGAAGGTGATCGCCGGCGTCGGCAATGCCTACAGCGACGAGATCCTGCACGTCGCGAAGATCTCGCCGTTCGCCACGGCGGGCAAACTGTCCGACGAACAGCTCGCCACGTTGCATGACGCGATGGTCTCGGTCCTCACCGACGCGGTCGGTCGTTCCGTCGGCCAAGGAGCCGCCATGCTCAAGGGCGAGAAGCGCTCCGGACTGCGGGTGCATGCGCGCACCGGCTTGCCCTGTCCAGTGTGTGGTGACACGGTCCGGGAAGTTTCGTTTGCGGACAAGTCTTTTCAGTACTGCCCCGGCTGCCAGACCGGCGGCAAGGTGCTGGCCGACCGGCGCATGTCGCGGTTGCTGAAATAG
- a CDS encoding DUF4873 domain-containing protein, which produces MTQASSRAEPCHDVVVIGAGTAGRHVSAALRTAQVADVMLVDNGCGAAVGPPARSGCEVVAATFDDDTDTWALGTTSGDSFRGRVVIATHPPAHVPWKPDIAGCNTFRGESFHAAEWNPGFDPAGKRIAAVGTDSALGHHIDRLMETADSVMVFEHPPRHVVPEIPLLTTRAQRWVQRHLRGRRRRMPLVVDSTIEGLTESGIRTNDGVLHPADAIIYGTGFAIRDRLPEQTLVGAGGVTIQQAWRDGMEPYYGVAVHGFPNYFFITGPDVGGQIRYVIECLELMRRTASTRIEVLRSSQQVFNERAQLQIKQPPRPFKAFDLSAYPRDDDDTYDGTATLEIGGSRHRVRVRLTGHLDPIDGTYHWQGTVVDPLPQESLRQPRSATLTVAGHSAAARIIERTPWGTHTVAGVGAPPYPCGGR; this is translated from the coding sequence GTGACCCAGGCATCTAGCCGCGCTGAGCCCTGCCACGACGTCGTCGTCATCGGCGCCGGGACCGCCGGCCGCCATGTGTCGGCGGCATTACGGACTGCCCAGGTGGCCGACGTCATGCTGGTCGACAACGGATGCGGCGCGGCCGTGGGCCCACCCGCGCGATCCGGGTGCGAAGTCGTAGCGGCGACGTTTGACGACGACACAGACACCTGGGCGCTCGGAACCACGAGCGGCGACTCATTCCGGGGGCGCGTCGTCATTGCCACACACCCACCGGCGCACGTTCCGTGGAAGCCAGATATCGCTGGGTGCAATACCTTTCGGGGTGAATCGTTTCATGCTGCCGAATGGAACCCGGGTTTCGACCCGGCCGGCAAGCGCATCGCGGCCGTGGGCACCGACTCCGCGCTCGGCCACCACATCGACCGGTTGATGGAAACGGCGGACTCGGTCATGGTCTTCGAGCATCCGCCCCGCCACGTCGTGCCGGAAATACCGTTGCTGACCACGCGCGCCCAACGCTGGGTGCAACGTCACCTCCGCGGACGTCGGCGGCGGATGCCCCTCGTGGTGGACTCGACGATCGAAGGTCTCACCGAGTCGGGCATCCGGACCAACGACGGAGTTCTCCACCCCGCCGACGCGATCATCTATGGCACCGGATTCGCAATTCGCGATCGGCTACCCGAGCAGACGCTGGTGGGAGCGGGTGGTGTGACCATCCAACAGGCCTGGCGAGACGGCATGGAGCCGTATTACGGCGTCGCCGTGCACGGTTTTCCGAACTACTTCTTCATCACCGGGCCAGATGTCGGCGGGCAGATCCGCTACGTTATCGAATGCCTAGAGCTCATGCGGCGCACCGCGAGCACCCGCATCGAGGTGCTGCGCAGCAGCCAACAGGTATTCAACGAGCGTGCCCAGCTGCAGATTAAGCAGCCACCACGGCCATTCAAGGCGTTCGACCTGTCCGCGTATCCGCGCGATGACGACGACACCTACGACGGGACGGCGACGCTCGAGATCGGCGGCTCCCGCCATCGGGTGCGGGTGCGTCTCACCGGCCATCTCGACCCCATCGATGGCACCTACCATTGGCAAGGAACCGTTGTGGACCCTCTTCCGCAGGAGTCGCTGCGGCAGCCGCGGTCGGCGACGCTGACGGTGGCCGGGCACAGTGCCGCCGCGCGCATCATCGAACGCACGCCCTGGGGCACGCACACCGTCGCCGGAGTGGGCGCCCCGCCGTACCCGTGCGGCGGCCGGTAA
- a CDS encoding STAS domain-containing protein, which yields MAKSSSSLAIAARDEQSAVVLVVEGVLDADNSAALRDAIMKATLDEPSAVIVNVSALHVPQQPAWSIFVSARWQLDTQPNVPIVLVCANRTRREAITHTAVTRFMPVYPTEKGAMKAIGRLTNRKLRHAQTQLPSHLNSLRESRKLVREWLTSWSKPGLIPVALVIVNVFVENVLEHTGSDPVVRVDSDGATATIAVSDSSSAPAVRLQSPPKGIDVSGLAIVEALCRVWGSTPTSSGKTVWAIIGPENQL from the coding sequence ATGGCGAAGTCTTCCAGCTCGTTGGCCATCGCGGCACGTGACGAGCAATCCGCGGTAGTCCTGGTGGTCGAGGGCGTGCTCGACGCCGACAATTCGGCGGCCCTGCGGGACGCCATCATGAAGGCGACGCTCGACGAGCCATCCGCAGTCATTGTTAATGTCTCTGCTCTTCACGTCCCCCAACAACCTGCCTGGTCCATCTTTGTCAGCGCCCGCTGGCAACTCGACACGCAACCGAATGTTCCGATCGTGCTGGTCTGCGCTAACCGCACCAGGCGCGAGGCGATCACCCACACCGCGGTCACCCGATTCATGCCGGTCTACCCCACCGAAAAGGGGGCAATGAAGGCCATTGGCCGACTCACCAACCGCAAACTCCGGCATGCCCAGACCCAACTACCTTCGCACCTCAACAGCCTCCGCGAGTCCCGAAAGTTGGTACGTGAATGGCTCACCTCCTGGTCAAAGCCCGGCCTGATCCCGGTCGCGCTGGTGATTGTCAACGTATTTGTAGAGAACGTGCTGGAACACACCGGAAGTGACCCGGTAGTGCGGGTCGACAGCGACGGCGCCACGGCGACCATCGCGGTGTCCGACAGCAGCAGCGCCCCGGCGGTGCGGCTGCAATCACCGCCCAAAGGCATCGATGTCTCTGGTCTGGCCATTGTTGAAGCGCTATGCCGGGTGTGGGGCAGTACGCCGACGTCGTCGGGAAAAACGGTTTGGGCGATCATCGGCCCGGAAAATCAGCTCTGA
- the pgi gene encoding glucose-6-phosphate isomerase has protein sequence MTSEQSIPDITATSAWQALRKHHDQIGETHLRQFFADDPNRGHDLTITVGDLYIDYSKHRINRETIRLLIDLARDANLEEHRDQMFAGMHINTSENRAVLHTALRLPRDAELIVDGHNVAEDVHAVLDAMGDFTDQLRSGEWTGATGKRISTVVNIGIGGSDLGPVMVYQALRHYADAGISARFVSNVDPADLIATLADLDPATTLFIVASKTFSTLETLTNATAARRWLTDALGDAAVAQHFVAVSTNRRLVDDFGINTDNMFGFWDWVGGRYSVDSAIGLSVMAVIGREAFADFLSGFHIVDEHFKTSPLESNAPALLGLIGLWYANFLGAQSRAVLPYSNDLARFAAYLQQLTMESNGKSTRADGTPVTTDTGEIYWGEPGTNGQHAFYQLLHQGTRLIPADFIGFSQPLDDLPTVEGTGSMHDLLMSNFFAQTQVLAFGKTADEIAAEGTPAEVVPHKVMPGNRPSTSILADRLTPSVLGQLIALYEHQVFTEGVVWGIDSFDQWGVELGKTQAKALLPVITSDDTPERQSDSSTDSLVRRYRTQRGRAG, from the coding sequence ATGACCTCCGAGCAATCAATCCCTGACATCACAGCCACTTCGGCGTGGCAGGCGCTGCGCAAGCATCACGATCAGATCGGAGAGACGCACCTTCGGCAGTTCTTCGCCGACGATCCCAATCGCGGACACGATCTCACCATCACCGTCGGCGACCTCTACATCGACTACAGCAAGCACCGGATCAACCGCGAGACAATAAGGTTGCTGATCGACCTTGCGCGCGATGCCAACCTCGAAGAACACCGCGACCAGATGTTCGCCGGCATGCACATCAACACCTCGGAGAATCGCGCGGTCCTGCACACCGCACTGCGGTTGCCCCGTGACGCCGAGCTGATTGTCGACGGACACAACGTGGCCGAGGACGTGCATGCCGTGCTCGATGCGATGGGCGATTTCACCGACCAACTGCGCAGCGGCGAATGGACCGGAGCCACCGGAAAGCGGATCAGCACCGTGGTCAACATCGGTATCGGTGGCTCCGACCTTGGCCCGGTGATGGTCTACCAGGCGCTGCGCCACTACGCGGATGCGGGCATCTCGGCACGATTCGTCTCCAATGTCGACCCCGCAGACCTGATCGCCACTCTGGCCGACTTAGACCCTGCCACAACGCTTTTCATCGTGGCATCAAAAACCTTCTCCACATTGGAGACGTTGACCAACGCGACAGCCGCGCGACGCTGGCTAACCGACGCGCTGGGTGACGCAGCGGTCGCCCAACATTTCGTCGCGGTTTCCACCAACCGACGCCTCGTCGACGACTTCGGCATCAACACCGACAACATGTTCGGATTTTGGGATTGGGTCGGCGGGCGCTATTCGGTCGATTCGGCGATCGGTTTGTCGGTGATGGCCGTCATCGGCCGGGAAGCGTTCGCCGACTTCCTGTCCGGATTCCACATCGTCGACGAGCACTTCAAGACCTCCCCGTTGGAGTCCAATGCGCCTGCGCTACTAGGCCTGATCGGGTTGTGGTACGCCAACTTCCTGGGGGCGCAATCGCGAGCAGTATTGCCGTATTCCAACGACCTGGCCCGCTTTGCCGCCTACCTGCAGCAGCTGACCATGGAATCCAACGGCAAGTCGACGCGCGCCGACGGCACACCGGTCACCACGGACACCGGCGAAATCTATTGGGGGGAACCGGGAACCAACGGGCAGCATGCGTTTTACCAATTGTTACACCAAGGCACCCGGTTGATCCCGGCCGACTTCATCGGTTTCAGCCAACCCCTCGATGACCTGCCGACCGTCGAGGGTACCGGCAGCATGCACGACTTGCTGATGAGCAACTTCTTCGCCCAAACCCAGGTGCTGGCATTCGGCAAGACGGCCGACGAGATCGCCGCCGAGGGCACCCCCGCCGAAGTGGTGCCGCACAAGGTGATGCCGGGCAACCGGCCGTCGACCTCGATTCTGGCCGACCGGCTCACGCCGTCGGTGCTGGGACAGTTGATCGCGCTCTACGAGCATCAGGTATTTACCGAAGGTGTGGTGTGGGGCATCGACTCGTTCGACCAGTGGGGTGTTGAACTGGGCAAAACCCAGGCAAAGGCGTTGCTTCCGGTGATCACCAGCGATGACACGCCGGAGCGACAGTCGGACAGCTCGACCGATTCGCTGGTGCGTCGCTACCGAACACAACGAGGGCGTGCCGGCTGA
- a CDS encoding PE family protein → MSFVFATPELVASAATDFARIGSSISAANAAATAPTTSLLAAGADEISASIAAIFGAHAEAYQAMSAQVESFHSQFVQALNAGASAYTGAEAANASPLQPVLDAVNAPVQAITGRPLIGNGADGAPGTGQNGGDGGWLIGSGGRGGSGGVGQRGGNGGSAGLLGNGGVGGIGGDGAPGGPGHPGQAGGNGGSGGNGGFLQGVPGNGAAGGAGGNGGVPSSGESTNGGAGGNGGGGGGAGLFGRGGNGAIGGVGGSGSGGGLEGGSGSGGDGGNGGFLYGDGGTGGDAGGAQSLILGVGSTGDGDGGDGGDAFLIGNGGNGGAAAPFGFPGFGGSGGLLFGKAGADGPGR, encoded by the coding sequence ATGTCCTTTGTGTTCGCGACGCCGGAATTAGTAGCTTCGGCAGCAACGGATTTCGCGCGCATCGGCTCCTCGATCAGTGCGGCCAACGCTGCGGCTACGGCGCCGACAACCTCGCTGCTGGCCGCCGGTGCCGACGAGATATCGGCGTCGATCGCGGCAATCTTCGGGGCACACGCTGAGGCGTATCAGGCGATGAGTGCCCAGGTGGAATCGTTTCACTCGCAATTTGTGCAGGCATTGAATGCTGGTGCCAGCGCGTACACCGGCGCCGAGGCGGCTAATGCCTCCCCGCTGCAACCGGTATTGGACGCGGTCAATGCGCCGGTGCAAGCGATTACCGGACGACCGTTGATCGGTAATGGCGCCGATGGCGCGCCCGGCACCGGGCAAAACGGTGGGGACGGCGGCTGGTTGATCGGCAGCGGAGGCCGTGGCGGGTCCGGCGGGGTCGGGCAACGCGGCGGTAACGGCGGGTCTGCCGGGTTGCTCGGCAACGGTGGCGTCGGGGGCATCGGTGGTGACGGCGCCCCGGGCGGACCCGGTCATCCGGGCCAGGCCGGCGGCAACGGCGGTAGCGGCGGTAACGGCGGATTCCTGCAGGGCGTTCCCGGAAACGGTGCCGCCGGCGGTGCGGGCGGCAACGGTGGCGTACCCAGCAGCGGTGAAAGTACCAATGGCGGCGCCGGTGGCAACGGCGGAGGAGGCGGCGGCGCAGGACTTTTCGGTCGCGGCGGCAACGGGGCGATCGGTGGAGTGGGCGGCAGCGGATCGGGCGGTGGCCTCGAGGGGGGCAGCGGTAGCGGTGGCGACGGCGGCAATGGCGGGTTTCTGTATGGCGACGGTGGCACCGGCGGTGATGCCGGCGGGGCTCAGTCGTTAATCCTCGGCGTCGGCTCTACGGGCGACGGCGATGGCGGCGACGGTGGGGATGCGTTTCTGATCGGCAACGGAGGCAACGGTGGAGCGGCTGCGCCGTTCGGATTCCCCGGCTTTGGCGGCAGCGGTGGATTGCTCTTCGGCAAGGCCGGAGCGGACGGGCCGGGTAGGTAG
- a CDS encoding PE family protein — MSWVIAAPEYVAAAANDLAGIGSTLSQANAAALTPITAVLPAGADEVSAAISMLFGAHAQAYQALSAQAALFHQQFVQLMSGGATEYAAAEAANVLPFQQLAGAATDPVMALTGRPLIGNGANGVDGTGQSGGDGGWLLGNGGNGGSGAAGQAGGNGGSAGLLGNGGRGGAGGAGAAGATGAAGQAGGGGGMGGNGGLLYGLGGAGGLGGNGGVAGAAATGFNNGNDGGAGGNGGLGGRGGFLFGHGGTGGQGGDGGDGTAATAPGASQLAGTGGSAGSGGNGGHSGWLYGNGGTGGNTGNSGSFVADANATAGANGGGFLASAGNGGDSGLFGNGGAGGNGGLGGTGQTVTAVGAVSGGAGGSGSQGGNGGNGGVIWGDGGDGGAGGNGAAGGGSVDAILTFNGNGGYGGFGGTGGSGGIIGNGGNGGAGGDGGNGGSGGHNFGDAGPGALGGAGGDAFLFGNGGNGADGGATGTPGTQTGGGTGGSVYQTSDGGWGGSGGFFFGNGGNGGSAGSIPAGFSAPTGNGIGGNGGDAGLVGNGGDGGAGAGATQGGMGGAGGSGGTLFGQAGTTGPA, encoded by the coding sequence ATGTCGTGGGTGATCGCGGCGCCCGAGTATGTGGCTGCAGCGGCCAACGATCTCGCGGGCATTGGTTCGACGCTGAGCCAGGCCAACGCGGCCGCGCTTACCCCGATCACGGCAGTACTGCCGGCTGGCGCCGACGAGGTGTCGGCCGCGATTTCGATGTTGTTCGGGGCGCACGCTCAGGCATACCAGGCGCTCAGCGCGCAAGCGGCGCTATTCCACCAGCAGTTTGTCCAGCTCATGAGCGGTGGTGCCACCGAATATGCCGCCGCCGAGGCGGCCAACGTGCTGCCATTCCAGCAACTTGCGGGCGCGGCCACCGATCCGGTGATGGCGCTCACCGGGCGTCCGCTGATCGGGAACGGCGCCAACGGCGTGGACGGGACCGGACAAAGCGGCGGTGACGGAGGGTGGTTGCTTGGCAACGGCGGTAACGGTGGGTCCGGCGCGGCGGGTCAAGCCGGGGGCAACGGTGGGTCGGCCGGGTTGTTGGGCAACGGCGGCCGGGGCGGCGCCGGCGGCGCCGGCGCCGCGGGAGCCACCGGGGCGGCGGGCCAGGCCGGCGGTGGCGGAGGTATGGGCGGCAATGGCGGATTGCTGTACGGCCTGGGAGGTGCTGGCGGGCTCGGCGGCAATGGTGGCGTCGCCGGTGCGGCCGCTACTGGCTTCAACAACGGCAATGATGGCGGCGCCGGCGGCAACGGCGGCCTAGGCGGACGCGGAGGATTCCTGTTCGGCCACGGTGGAACCGGTGGTCAGGGCGGCGACGGTGGTGACGGCACCGCTGCTACCGCCCCCGGAGCCAGCCAGCTGGCTGGCACCGGCGGGTCCGCGGGCAGCGGCGGCAACGGCGGCCACAGCGGGTGGCTATACGGCAACGGTGGCACCGGCGGAAACACCGGCAACAGCGGTTCCTTCGTCGCCGACGCCAACGCTACCGCTGGTGCCAACGGTGGTGGCTTCCTCGCATCGGCCGGCAACGGCGGCGATTCCGGGCTGTTCGGCAACGGTGGAGCCGGCGGCAATGGGGGCTTGGGCGGCACCGGCCAGACCGTCACCGCGGTCGGAGCAGTATCTGGCGGCGCAGGCGGCAGTGGCAGCCAAGGCGGCAACGGTGGCAATGGCGGGGTCATCTGGGGCGACGGCGGCGACGGCGGCGCGGGTGGTAACGGGGCCGCCGGCGGCGGCTCGGTTGACGCGATTCTTACCTTCAACGGCAACGGCGGTTATGGCGGCTTCGGCGGAACCGGCGGAAGTGGCGGCATCATCGGCAATGGCGGCAATGGTGGTGCCGGTGGCGACGGCGGGAACGGCGGCAGCGGTGGCCACAACTTCGGCGACGCCGGACCTGGTGCGCTCGGCGGAGCCGGCGGTGATGCATTCCTGTTTGGCAACGGCGGCAACGGCGCTGACGGCGGTGCCACCGGAACACCTGGGACCCAGACCGGCGGTGGCACCGGGGGCAGCGTCTACCAGACCAGTGACGGCGGCTGGGGCGGCAGCGGCGGCTTCTTCTTTGGGAACGGCGGCAACGGTGGGTCGGCCGGCAGCATTCCCGCTGGCTTCAGCGCCCCCACTGGGAACGGTATCGGCGGCAACGGCGGCGACGCCGGACTGGTCGGCAATGGTGGCGACGGCGGGGCGGGCGCCGGCGCTACCCAGGGCGGTATGGGTGGCGCCGGAGGTTCCGGTGGCACGCTGTTCGGTCAGGCTGGTACGACCGGGCCCGCGTAA
- the cobF gene encoding precorrin-6A synthase (deacetylating): protein MSRHIHVIGIGAGDPDYVTVQAINALNDTQVFFAMDKGEAKRDLVELRRRICARFIREPGYRLVELPDPQRSPDTDYREAVSDWHVARAQIWAEAIRAELGPDGVGAFLAWGDPALYDSTLRILATVAEEVDIGYDVIPGITAVQALTARHRIPLNEVGAPVLITTGRQLRAHGLAGCTLVMLDADCSFQTCPPETRIWWGAYLGTPDELLLAGTVGEVGARIAALRAQARARHGWIMDTYLLRTR from the coding sequence ATGAGTCGGCACATTCACGTCATCGGTATCGGCGCCGGGGACCCCGACTACGTCACCGTTCAGGCGATCAATGCGCTCAATGACACCCAGGTGTTCTTCGCGATGGACAAGGGTGAGGCCAAACGCGACCTAGTGGAGCTGCGACGGCGCATCTGCGCGCGGTTCATCCGGGAGCCCGGGTATCGACTCGTTGAGCTGCCTGATCCACAGCGCTCCCCAGACACCGACTATCGGGAAGCGGTCAGCGACTGGCATGTGGCGCGGGCGCAGATCTGGGCGGAGGCTATCCGCGCTGAACTGGGGCCCGACGGTGTGGGTGCGTTTCTGGCCTGGGGTGATCCAGCGCTGTATGACAGCACGCTGCGGATTTTGGCAACGGTAGCTGAAGAGGTCGACATCGGTTATGACGTCATTCCGGGTATCACCGCGGTGCAAGCGCTCACGGCTAGGCACCGTATCCCGCTCAATGAGGTGGGTGCGCCGGTGCTCATCACAACCGGCAGGCAATTGCGTGCACACGGACTGGCCGGTTGCACACTGGTCATGCTTGACGCGGACTGCTCGTTTCAGACCTGTCCACCGGAGACTCGTATCTGGTGGGGTGCCTATCTCGGCACCCCGGACGAGTTGCTGTTGGCCGGCACCGTGGGTGAGGTCGGTGCGCGCATTGCGGCACTGCGCGCGCAAGCCCGCGCGCGCCATGGCTGGATCATGGATACCTATTTACTTAGGACTCGTTAA